A portion of the Glycine max cultivar Williams 82 chromosome 10, Glycine_max_v4.0, whole genome shotgun sequence genome contains these proteins:
- the LOC100305788 gene encoding Photosystem II reaction center W protein, chloroplastic-like, with product MATISAAITTPSITRACLVQKRSLGFSSPVLGLPAMGKVGRVSCSMEEKPSSVKESSSSMLGMGASLMAAASAAAMSGPAMALVDERLSTEGTGLPFGLSNNLLGWILFGVFGLIWALYFVYTSSLEEDEESGLSL from the exons ATGGCAACCATCTCCGCTGCTATCACAACCCCATCGATCACCCGCGCATGTCTAGTGCAAAAACGTTCTCTTGGGTTCTCATCTCCCGTTCTTG GTTTGCCAGCAATGGGTAAGGTGGGAAGAGTGAGTTGCTCCATGGAGGAAAAGCCTTCTTCTGTGAAGGAAAGCAGCTCAAGCATGTTGGGGATGGGGGCATCTTTGATGGCAGCGGCCAGCGCCGCAGCCATGTCAGGCCCAGCCATGGCCTTGGTGGATGAGAGACTTAGCACTGAAGGAACCGGGCTACCCTTCGGCCTCAGCAACAACCTTCTCGGTTGGATCCTGTTCGGCGTCTTCGGACTCATCTGGGCTCTCTATTTTGTCTACACTTCCTCTcttgaagaggatgaagaatcAGGACTGTCCCTTTAA
- the LOC100819088 gene encoding probable galacturonosyltransferase 6 isoform X2 — protein MSKIRLCQRILLLSLFFLSVVAPLVFVSHRLNLLTLLGRREFLEDLYRATYRGDTLKLNAVEQEGADGLEEPNQVVYTEKDFASTISYYSEKNNDFKESGIAGYRTTTLERNVSGFNPDKGQRQGAQQNELSFMAQGRNIHDSQRMSEKNIQVTNKKVQEIKDQVILAKAYLKIAPPSSNLRLRDLEQLTREMELAVGEATQDSDLSTSALQKMRHMEASLSKVYRAFPDCSAVGAKLHTMLRQAEEQVRSQRHQATYLVHLAARTAPKGLHCLSMRLTAEYFALRPEERKLPNENKIYHPDLYHYAVFSDNVLACAAVVNSTISTAKEQEKLVFHVLTKSLNLPAISMWFLINPPAKATVHILSIDNFEWSSKYNTYQENNSSYPRFTSELNYLHFYLPDIFPALNKIVLLDHDVVVQQDLSELWNINMKGNVIGAVGTCQEGKIPFYRIDMFINLSDPLIGKRFDANACTWAFGMNLFDLQQWRRHNLTAVYQNYVQMGLWNIGSLPLGWLTFYNKTELLDRQWHVLGLGYSSDVDRNEIEQASVIHYDGLRKPWLDIAMGRYKSYWTKFLNFDNIFLQQCNLQA, from the exons ATGAGCAAAATCCGTCTCTGCCAGAGGATTctcctcctctctctcttctttctctccgtCGTCGCTCCTCTCGTCTTCGTCTCTCACCGCCTCAACCTTCTCACTCTTCTCG GGAGAAGAGAGTTTCTCGAAGATTTATATCGCGCT ACATACAGGGGAGATACTTTGAAGTTAAATGCTGTAGAACAG GAAGGTGCTGACGGATTAGAAGAGCCAAATCAAGTTGTTTATACGGAAAAGGATTTTGCTTCAACAATTAGTTACTATTCAGAAAAGAATAATGATTTTAAGGAATCTGGAATTGCAGGTTACAGAACTACCACTTTGGAAAGAAATG TTTCAGGATTCAACCCAGATAAAGGACAACGCCAGGGAGCTCAGCAGAATGAATTATCCTTCATGGCTCAAGGTAGGAACATACATGATTCACAGAGAATGTCAGAGAAGAATATTCAAGTTACAAATAAGAAGGTTCAAGAGATTAAGGATCAAGTTATTTTAGCCAAAGCATACTTGAAAATTGCACCACCAAGCAGCAATTTACGCTTGAGGGATTTGGAGCAGCTAACGAGAGAGATGGAATTAGCAGTTGGAGAAGCCACCCAGGATTCGGATCTGTCAACGAG TGCTTTGCAGAAAATGAGACACATGGAGGCTTCCCTGTCTAAAGTCTATCGTGCTTTCCCAGACTGCTCTGCTGTGGGTGCTAAGCTTCATACAATGCTGCGTCAGGCTGAAGAGCAAGTCCGTTCTCAGAGACATCAAGCAACATATCTTGTTCATCTTGCTGCAAGGACTGCCCCAAAAGGCCTACACTGTCTTTCTATGCGGTTGACTGCAGAATACTTTGCCTTGAGGCCTGAGGAGAGAAAGCttccaaatgaaaataaaatttatcatcctGACCTTTATCATTATGCTGTCTTCTCTGACAATGTTCTGGCATGTGCAGCGGTTGTTAATTCTACTATCTCTACTGCCAAG GAACAGGAGAAACTTGTTTTCCATGTATTGACCAAATCACTCAACTTACCAGCAATCTCAATGTGGTTCTTAATAAATCCTCCTGCCAAAGCTACAGTCCACATACTGAGCATAGACAACTTTGAATGGTCGTCCAAGTACAATACCTACCAGGAAAATAATTCCAGCTATCCAAGATTCACTTCTGAACTGAACTACCTGCATTTCTACCTTCCAGACATTTTTCCTGCTTTAAATAAGATTGTACTTTTGGATCATGATGTGGTGGTGCAACAAGATCTCAGTGAACTATGGAATATCAATATGAAGGGAAACGTAATTGGAGCAGTTGGAACTTGTCAGGAAGGAAAAATCCCATTTTATAGGATTGATATGTTCATAAACTTGTCAGATCCATTAATTGGAAAGCGGTTTGATGCCAATGCTTGCACATGGGCCTTTGGGATGAACTTGTTTGATTTGCAACAGTGGAGGAGACATAATTTAACTGCTGTCTATCAGAATTATGTGCAAATG GGTTTGTGGAACATTGGAAGTCTACCTTTAGGCTGGCTGACTTTCTATAATAAGACAGAGTTGTTGGATAGACAGTGGCATGTTCTTGGCCTTGGTTATAGTTCGGATGTTGATCGAAATGAGATTGAGCAGGCTTCCGTTATACACTATGATGGGCTTAGGAAGCCGTGGCTGGATATTGCAATGGGAAGATATAAAAGTTATTGGACCAAATTCTTGAATTTTGACAACATTTTTTTGCAACAGTGCAATCTCCAGGcatag
- the LOC100819088 gene encoding probable galacturonosyltransferase 6 isoform X3, whose amino-acid sequence MSKIRLCQRILLLSLFFLSVVAPLVFVSHRLNLLTLLGRREFLEDLYRATYRGDTLKLNAVEQIQEGADGLEEPNQVVYTEKDFASTISYYSEKNNDFKESGIAGYRTTTLERNGFNPDKGQRQGAQQNELSFMAQGRNIHDSQRMSEKNIQVTNKKVQEIKDQVILAKAYLKIAPPSSNLRLRDLEQLTREMELAVGEATQDSDLSTSALQKMRHMEASLSKVYRAFPDCSAVGAKLHTMLRQAEEQVRSQRHQATYLVHLAARTAPKGLHCLSMRLTAEYFALRPEERKLPNENKIYHPDLYHYAVFSDNVLACAAVVNSTISTAKEQEKLVFHVLTKSLNLPAISMWFLINPPAKATVHILSIDNFEWSSKYNTYQENNSSYPRFTSELNYLHFYLPDIFPALNKIVLLDHDVVVQQDLSELWNINMKGNVIGAVGTCQEGKIPFYRIDMFINLSDPLIGKRFDANACTWAFGMNLFDLQQWRRHNLTAVYQNYVQMGLWNIGSLPLGWLTFYNKTELLDRQWHVLGLGYSSDVDRNEIEQASVIHYDGLRKPWLDIAMGRYKSYWTKFLNFDNIFLQQCNLQA is encoded by the exons ATGAGCAAAATCCGTCTCTGCCAGAGGATTctcctcctctctctcttctttctctccgtCGTCGCTCCTCTCGTCTTCGTCTCTCACCGCCTCAACCTTCTCACTCTTCTCG GGAGAAGAGAGTTTCTCGAAGATTTATATCGCGCT ACATACAGGGGAGATACTTTGAAGTTAAATGCTGTAGAACAG ATTCAGGAAGGTGCTGACGGATTAGAAGAGCCAAATCAAGTTGTTTATACGGAAAAGGATTTTGCTTCAACAATTAGTTACTATTCAGAAAAGAATAATGATTTTAAGGAATCTGGAATTGCAGGTTACAGAACTACCACTTTGGAAAGAAATG GATTCAACCCAGATAAAGGACAACGCCAGGGAGCTCAGCAGAATGAATTATCCTTCATGGCTCAAGGTAGGAACATACATGATTCACAGAGAATGTCAGAGAAGAATATTCAAGTTACAAATAAGAAGGTTCAAGAGATTAAGGATCAAGTTATTTTAGCCAAAGCATACTTGAAAATTGCACCACCAAGCAGCAATTTACGCTTGAGGGATTTGGAGCAGCTAACGAGAGAGATGGAATTAGCAGTTGGAGAAGCCACCCAGGATTCGGATCTGTCAACGAG TGCTTTGCAGAAAATGAGACACATGGAGGCTTCCCTGTCTAAAGTCTATCGTGCTTTCCCAGACTGCTCTGCTGTGGGTGCTAAGCTTCATACAATGCTGCGTCAGGCTGAAGAGCAAGTCCGTTCTCAGAGACATCAAGCAACATATCTTGTTCATCTTGCTGCAAGGACTGCCCCAAAAGGCCTACACTGTCTTTCTATGCGGTTGACTGCAGAATACTTTGCCTTGAGGCCTGAGGAGAGAAAGCttccaaatgaaaataaaatttatcatcctGACCTTTATCATTATGCTGTCTTCTCTGACAATGTTCTGGCATGTGCAGCGGTTGTTAATTCTACTATCTCTACTGCCAAG GAACAGGAGAAACTTGTTTTCCATGTATTGACCAAATCACTCAACTTACCAGCAATCTCAATGTGGTTCTTAATAAATCCTCCTGCCAAAGCTACAGTCCACATACTGAGCATAGACAACTTTGAATGGTCGTCCAAGTACAATACCTACCAGGAAAATAATTCCAGCTATCCAAGATTCACTTCTGAACTGAACTACCTGCATTTCTACCTTCCAGACATTTTTCCTGCTTTAAATAAGATTGTACTTTTGGATCATGATGTGGTGGTGCAACAAGATCTCAGTGAACTATGGAATATCAATATGAAGGGAAACGTAATTGGAGCAGTTGGAACTTGTCAGGAAGGAAAAATCCCATTTTATAGGATTGATATGTTCATAAACTTGTCAGATCCATTAATTGGAAAGCGGTTTGATGCCAATGCTTGCACATGGGCCTTTGGGATGAACTTGTTTGATTTGCAACAGTGGAGGAGACATAATTTAACTGCTGTCTATCAGAATTATGTGCAAATG GGTTTGTGGAACATTGGAAGTCTACCTTTAGGCTGGCTGACTTTCTATAATAAGACAGAGTTGTTGGATAGACAGTGGCATGTTCTTGGCCTTGGTTATAGTTCGGATGTTGATCGAAATGAGATTGAGCAGGCTTCCGTTATACACTATGATGGGCTTAGGAAGCCGTGGCTGGATATTGCAATGGGAAGATATAAAAGTTATTGGACCAAATTCTTGAATTTTGACAACATTTTTTTGCAACAGTGCAATCTCCAGGcatag
- the LOC100819088 gene encoding probable galacturonosyltransferase 6 isoform X1 has product MSKIRLCQRILLLSLFFLSVVAPLVFVSHRLNLLTLLGRREFLEDLYRATYRGDTLKLNAVEQIQEGADGLEEPNQVVYTEKDFASTISYYSEKNNDFKESGIAGYRTTTLERNVSGFNPDKGQRQGAQQNELSFMAQGRNIHDSQRMSEKNIQVTNKKVQEIKDQVILAKAYLKIAPPSSNLRLRDLEQLTREMELAVGEATQDSDLSTSALQKMRHMEASLSKVYRAFPDCSAVGAKLHTMLRQAEEQVRSQRHQATYLVHLAARTAPKGLHCLSMRLTAEYFALRPEERKLPNENKIYHPDLYHYAVFSDNVLACAAVVNSTISTAKEQEKLVFHVLTKSLNLPAISMWFLINPPAKATVHILSIDNFEWSSKYNTYQENNSSYPRFTSELNYLHFYLPDIFPALNKIVLLDHDVVVQQDLSELWNINMKGNVIGAVGTCQEGKIPFYRIDMFINLSDPLIGKRFDANACTWAFGMNLFDLQQWRRHNLTAVYQNYVQMGLWNIGSLPLGWLTFYNKTELLDRQWHVLGLGYSSDVDRNEIEQASVIHYDGLRKPWLDIAMGRYKSYWTKFLNFDNIFLQQCNLQA; this is encoded by the exons ATGAGCAAAATCCGTCTCTGCCAGAGGATTctcctcctctctctcttctttctctccgtCGTCGCTCCTCTCGTCTTCGTCTCTCACCGCCTCAACCTTCTCACTCTTCTCG GGAGAAGAGAGTTTCTCGAAGATTTATATCGCGCT ACATACAGGGGAGATACTTTGAAGTTAAATGCTGTAGAACAG ATTCAGGAAGGTGCTGACGGATTAGAAGAGCCAAATCAAGTTGTTTATACGGAAAAGGATTTTGCTTCAACAATTAGTTACTATTCAGAAAAGAATAATGATTTTAAGGAATCTGGAATTGCAGGTTACAGAACTACCACTTTGGAAAGAAATG TTTCAGGATTCAACCCAGATAAAGGACAACGCCAGGGAGCTCAGCAGAATGAATTATCCTTCATGGCTCAAGGTAGGAACATACATGATTCACAGAGAATGTCAGAGAAGAATATTCAAGTTACAAATAAGAAGGTTCAAGAGATTAAGGATCAAGTTATTTTAGCCAAAGCATACTTGAAAATTGCACCACCAAGCAGCAATTTACGCTTGAGGGATTTGGAGCAGCTAACGAGAGAGATGGAATTAGCAGTTGGAGAAGCCACCCAGGATTCGGATCTGTCAACGAG TGCTTTGCAGAAAATGAGACACATGGAGGCTTCCCTGTCTAAAGTCTATCGTGCTTTCCCAGACTGCTCTGCTGTGGGTGCTAAGCTTCATACAATGCTGCGTCAGGCTGAAGAGCAAGTCCGTTCTCAGAGACATCAAGCAACATATCTTGTTCATCTTGCTGCAAGGACTGCCCCAAAAGGCCTACACTGTCTTTCTATGCGGTTGACTGCAGAATACTTTGCCTTGAGGCCTGAGGAGAGAAAGCttccaaatgaaaataaaatttatcatcctGACCTTTATCATTATGCTGTCTTCTCTGACAATGTTCTGGCATGTGCAGCGGTTGTTAATTCTACTATCTCTACTGCCAAG GAACAGGAGAAACTTGTTTTCCATGTATTGACCAAATCACTCAACTTACCAGCAATCTCAATGTGGTTCTTAATAAATCCTCCTGCCAAAGCTACAGTCCACATACTGAGCATAGACAACTTTGAATGGTCGTCCAAGTACAATACCTACCAGGAAAATAATTCCAGCTATCCAAGATTCACTTCTGAACTGAACTACCTGCATTTCTACCTTCCAGACATTTTTCCTGCTTTAAATAAGATTGTACTTTTGGATCATGATGTGGTGGTGCAACAAGATCTCAGTGAACTATGGAATATCAATATGAAGGGAAACGTAATTGGAGCAGTTGGAACTTGTCAGGAAGGAAAAATCCCATTTTATAGGATTGATATGTTCATAAACTTGTCAGATCCATTAATTGGAAAGCGGTTTGATGCCAATGCTTGCACATGGGCCTTTGGGATGAACTTGTTTGATTTGCAACAGTGGAGGAGACATAATTTAACTGCTGTCTATCAGAATTATGTGCAAATG GGTTTGTGGAACATTGGAAGTCTACCTTTAGGCTGGCTGACTTTCTATAATAAGACAGAGTTGTTGGATAGACAGTGGCATGTTCTTGGCCTTGGTTATAGTTCGGATGTTGATCGAAATGAGATTGAGCAGGCTTCCGTTATACACTATGATGGGCTTAGGAAGCCGTGGCTGGATATTGCAATGGGAAGATATAAAAGTTATTGGACCAAATTCTTGAATTTTGACAACATTTTTTTGCAACAGTGCAATCTCCAGGcatag
- the LOC100819088 gene encoding probable galacturonosyltransferase 6 isoform X4, translated as MSKIRLCQRILLLSLFFLSVVAPLVFVSHRLNLLTLLGRREFLEDLYRATYRGDTLKLNAVEQEGADGLEEPNQVVYTEKDFASTISYYSEKNNDFKESGIAGYRTTTLERNGFNPDKGQRQGAQQNELSFMAQGRNIHDSQRMSEKNIQVTNKKVQEIKDQVILAKAYLKIAPPSSNLRLRDLEQLTREMELAVGEATQDSDLSTSALQKMRHMEASLSKVYRAFPDCSAVGAKLHTMLRQAEEQVRSQRHQATYLVHLAARTAPKGLHCLSMRLTAEYFALRPEERKLPNENKIYHPDLYHYAVFSDNVLACAAVVNSTISTAKEQEKLVFHVLTKSLNLPAISMWFLINPPAKATVHILSIDNFEWSSKYNTYQENNSSYPRFTSELNYLHFYLPDIFPALNKIVLLDHDVVVQQDLSELWNINMKGNVIGAVGTCQEGKIPFYRIDMFINLSDPLIGKRFDANACTWAFGMNLFDLQQWRRHNLTAVYQNYVQMGLWNIGSLPLGWLTFYNKTELLDRQWHVLGLGYSSDVDRNEIEQASVIHYDGLRKPWLDIAMGRYKSYWTKFLNFDNIFLQQCNLQA; from the exons ATGAGCAAAATCCGTCTCTGCCAGAGGATTctcctcctctctctcttctttctctccgtCGTCGCTCCTCTCGTCTTCGTCTCTCACCGCCTCAACCTTCTCACTCTTCTCG GGAGAAGAGAGTTTCTCGAAGATTTATATCGCGCT ACATACAGGGGAGATACTTTGAAGTTAAATGCTGTAGAACAG GAAGGTGCTGACGGATTAGAAGAGCCAAATCAAGTTGTTTATACGGAAAAGGATTTTGCTTCAACAATTAGTTACTATTCAGAAAAGAATAATGATTTTAAGGAATCTGGAATTGCAGGTTACAGAACTACCACTTTGGAAAGAAATG GATTCAACCCAGATAAAGGACAACGCCAGGGAGCTCAGCAGAATGAATTATCCTTCATGGCTCAAGGTAGGAACATACATGATTCACAGAGAATGTCAGAGAAGAATATTCAAGTTACAAATAAGAAGGTTCAAGAGATTAAGGATCAAGTTATTTTAGCCAAAGCATACTTGAAAATTGCACCACCAAGCAGCAATTTACGCTTGAGGGATTTGGAGCAGCTAACGAGAGAGATGGAATTAGCAGTTGGAGAAGCCACCCAGGATTCGGATCTGTCAACGAG TGCTTTGCAGAAAATGAGACACATGGAGGCTTCCCTGTCTAAAGTCTATCGTGCTTTCCCAGACTGCTCTGCTGTGGGTGCTAAGCTTCATACAATGCTGCGTCAGGCTGAAGAGCAAGTCCGTTCTCAGAGACATCAAGCAACATATCTTGTTCATCTTGCTGCAAGGACTGCCCCAAAAGGCCTACACTGTCTTTCTATGCGGTTGACTGCAGAATACTTTGCCTTGAGGCCTGAGGAGAGAAAGCttccaaatgaaaataaaatttatcatcctGACCTTTATCATTATGCTGTCTTCTCTGACAATGTTCTGGCATGTGCAGCGGTTGTTAATTCTACTATCTCTACTGCCAAG GAACAGGAGAAACTTGTTTTCCATGTATTGACCAAATCACTCAACTTACCAGCAATCTCAATGTGGTTCTTAATAAATCCTCCTGCCAAAGCTACAGTCCACATACTGAGCATAGACAACTTTGAATGGTCGTCCAAGTACAATACCTACCAGGAAAATAATTCCAGCTATCCAAGATTCACTTCTGAACTGAACTACCTGCATTTCTACCTTCCAGACATTTTTCCTGCTTTAAATAAGATTGTACTTTTGGATCATGATGTGGTGGTGCAACAAGATCTCAGTGAACTATGGAATATCAATATGAAGGGAAACGTAATTGGAGCAGTTGGAACTTGTCAGGAAGGAAAAATCCCATTTTATAGGATTGATATGTTCATAAACTTGTCAGATCCATTAATTGGAAAGCGGTTTGATGCCAATGCTTGCACATGGGCCTTTGGGATGAACTTGTTTGATTTGCAACAGTGGAGGAGACATAATTTAACTGCTGTCTATCAGAATTATGTGCAAATG GGTTTGTGGAACATTGGAAGTCTACCTTTAGGCTGGCTGACTTTCTATAATAAGACAGAGTTGTTGGATAGACAGTGGCATGTTCTTGGCCTTGGTTATAGTTCGGATGTTGATCGAAATGAGATTGAGCAGGCTTCCGTTATACACTATGATGGGCTTAGGAAGCCGTGGCTGGATATTGCAATGGGAAGATATAAAAGTTATTGGACCAAATTCTTGAATTTTGACAACATTTTTTTGCAACAGTGCAATCTCCAGGcatag
- the LOC100778462 gene encoding E3 ubiquitin protein ligase DRIP2-like has translation MKMKRLVKVKRDAIAACMTCPLCNKFLKEATAISLCLHTFCRKCIYDKIADEELENCPVCNIDLGIVPLEKMRPDNILQDLRNKIFPFKKRKEKAPVSVSSALLPARRKERSLSSLVVSTPRVCTQSTMTGRRTKPARKASGLQGSSFSIEKLIKKEEELLEDHQDNSCSPDTSNKSAKNGGQSLSPCKNSQSICNREPQNGAEPHEAKWDLWKTLNYLAEAASRSKPFKSNVQASDAKLESMKVTDSDAKVLKAKIKEKKRKAKVEDEKIITDHVSSDTAKPNKLRRVRPRKEPVFGESRISPQAVLDATDRNLLWNDSIWFSLAASENQEGDAPLPQIPSNYVRIKNGSIPVSFIQKLLMKKLGLNSEDEVEIKCMGHPVLPSLQVQNLVDSWLDMAASGHRIPATIGSSGKDFVMILTYGRKVLHP, from the exons atgaagatgaagaggttGGTGAAAGTGAAGAGGGATGCGATTGCAGCATGCATGACTTGCCCGCTCTGCAATAAGTTCCTCAAAGAAGCCACTGCTATTTCTCTTTGCCTTCATACGT TTTGCAGGAAGTGCATTTATGACAAAATTGCAGATGAAGAATTGGAAAATTGTCCAGTATGCAACATTGATTTGGGCATTGTTCCGCTCGAGAAAATGAG GCCAGATAACATTTTGCAAGATTTAAGGAACAAAATTTTccctttcaaaaaaagaaaggagaaggCACCTGTATCTGTCTCCTCAGCACTATTACCAGCTAGAAGAAAGGAGAGATCACTTTCATCTTTGGTTGTCAGCACTCCAAGGGTATGTACACAGTCAACCATGACAGGAAGAAGAACAAAACCTGCAAGAAAGGCTAGTGGCCTGCAGGGATCTAGTTTCTCCATTGAGAAGCTCattaaaaaagaagaggaattaCTGGAAGATCACCAAGATAATTCATGCTCGCCTGACACTTCAAACAAGTCTGCTAAGAATGGTGGGCAG AGTTTGTCACCTTGTAAAAATAGCCAATCCATATGCAATAGAGAACCACAGAATGGTGCTGAACCACACGAAGCAAAATGGGATCTTTGGAAAACTTTGAATTATTTAGCAGAGGCTGCAAGTAGGAGTAAGCCTTTTAAGTCTAATGTGCAAGCATCTGATGCTAAACTAGAATCCATGAAAGTGACTGACAGTGATGCTAAAGTGCTGAAAGccaaaattaaggaaaagaagCGCAAGGCAAAAGTCGAAGATGAAAAGATTATCACTGATCATGTCTCTTCTGATACAGCAAAACCCAACAAATTGCGAAGAGTTCGCCCAAGAAAGGAACCTGTTTTTGGAGAATCTAGAATATCACCTCAGGCTGTTCTGGATGCTACTGACAGAAATCTCTTATGGAATGATTCAATTTGGTTCTCCTTAGCAGCTTCTGAAAACCA GGAAGGAGATGCACCTTTACCGCAAATTCCTTCAAATTATGTAAGAATAAA GAATGGAAGCATACCTGTCTCGTttatccaaaaattattaatgaagAAACTAGGCCTGAATAGTGAGGATGAG GTTGAGATTAAATGCATGGGACATCCAGTGCTTCCTTCACTGCAGGTGCAAAACTTGGTTGACTCGTGGCTTGATATGGCGGCTTCAGGACATAGAATTCCAGCAACCATTGGATCCTCGGGGAAAGATTTTGTCATGATCCTAACCTATGGTCGGAAGGTCCTACACCCTTGA